From the Leptospirales bacterium genome, one window contains:
- a CDS encoding restriction endonuclease subunit S codes for MTALVTAPRKESGIEWLGELPKGWEVKRLKYAASINDEALPETTDPDFEMVYVDIGSVDYVAGIRKTETLTFENAPSRARRIARNGDTIVSTVRTYLRAIADIRGASENLIVSTGFAVVRPKHVDPGYLGYALRESGFVETVVARSVGVSYPAVNASDVASIPIPLPPLPQQRAIASFLDRETARIDALIGKKERQIELLQEKRTVLISHAVTKGLDPNAKMKDSGIEWLGEMPEGWEVKRFSHLARVVRGASPRPAGDSRFFFGDHVPWITVADITKDESTLLTDTESMLTAEGMEYSRFMPAGTLVLTNSGATLGVPKILGLGGCANDGVVAFLNIDRGASIEFLFYYLASLTRTFREMIRQGSGQPNLNTEIVKATWVPLPPLVEQMKIVAHVKTGASRVHALGSKVRQSIDLLREYRTAVISAAVTGKIDVREEVA; via the coding sequence ATGACAGCCTTGGTAACAGCGCCACGGAAGGAATCGGGGATCGAGTGGCTGGGGGAGCTACCGAAGGGCTGGGAGGTAAAGAGGTTAAAATACGCCGCTTCCATCAATGATGAGGCCCTCCCGGAGACGACGGACCCCGACTTTGAAATGGTCTACGTCGATATTGGGAGCGTCGACTACGTGGCAGGAATCAGAAAGACAGAAACCTTGACTTTCGAAAACGCTCCGTCGCGGGCCCGCCGGATTGCTCGTAATGGTGATACAATCGTTTCAACCGTGCGCACGTATCTGCGTGCAATTGCCGACATTCGAGGAGCGTCCGAAAACCTGATCGTTTCGACTGGTTTTGCCGTCGTACGTCCGAAACATGTTGACCCAGGTTATCTCGGGTACGCGTTGCGTGAATCCGGCTTTGTAGAAACAGTAGTCGCCCGCTCTGTCGGGGTCAGCTACCCGGCTGTCAACGCCAGCGACGTAGCTTCGATCCCCATCCCTCTCCCCCCACTCCCTCAACAACGCGCCATCGCCTCCTTTCTCGACCGCGAAACGGCCCGCATCGACGCTCTGATAGGGAAAAAGGAGCGGCAGATCGAGCTTCTGCAAGAGAAACGGACGGTGCTCATCAGCCATGCCGTGACGAAGGGGCTCGATCCGAACGCGAAGATGAAGGACTCGGGAATTGAGTGGTTGGGGGAGATGCCGGAGGGGTGGGAGGTGAAACGGTTTTCCCATCTTGCGCGGGTTGTCCGCGGTGCATCACCACGGCCCGCTGGTGACTCCCGTTTTTTCTTTGGTGATCATGTGCCTTGGATTACTGTTGCGGACATAACCAAGGACGAGAGTACACTGCTAACTGATACGGAATCAATGCTTACCGCAGAAGGGATGGAGTACAGCAGATTCATGCCAGCCGGGACCTTGGTGCTGACCAACAGTGGCGCCACCCTTGGCGTTCCCAAAATTCTCGGGCTTGGCGGCTGCGCAAATGACGGCGTCGTTGCTTTCCTGAACATTGACCGGGGCGCGTCCATAGAGTTTCTTTTCTACTACCTCGCGTCCCTTACGAGGACGTTCCGGGAGATGATCAGGCAGGGGTCTGGACAACCGAACCTGAATACTGAAATCGTGAAGGCAACTTGGGTACCCCTTCCGCCGCTCGTTGAGCAAATGAAGATCGTCGCTCACGTGAAAACCGGCGCAAGCCGTGTTCACGCCTTGGGGAGCAAGGTCCGCCAGTCCATCGATCTGCTGCGCGAATACCGGACCGCCGTCATTTCGGCGGCGGTGACGGGGAAGATTGATGTCCGGGAGGAGGTAGCGTAG
- a CDS encoding AAA family ATPase gives MSLAADIVEWSLSRPWWQQQVMTRSAAGEILTADEYDHLLEEILSGSSSKHDTLSVDDLSWSDTKTESVRLLSVTNPEHVNALASAEPLTCAPEGITIVYGDNGCGKSGYARILKRIARARHQEEILSDVFRDTTAAKPKAFVKVLISDQELELEWPEHHSSEVQRMRFFDAHCGVAYISSESDFPYRPSELFVVDGLIEACVAVRERIDARLQQNSVARETLPAPSDEAAGSPPDTFLRGVSADTPIADLDSIIQRLDHAEATPESLLAEENRLRAGDTTSQRQTMRHADKLSKLGEHLARISAALGTEQMAALATERREVESLEESSRLAAQSFANEPIQGVGNSAWRELWDSARRFSESTAYRELAFPHIDSGARCVFCQQNLHEDARDRLARFESFVQADVQVRLDERRRSLGEKESTIARLVVLPENIIEILRDLATIYPRIASDAKDVLEQYQSVQKEVQGSLEGEQGRKQPDVAAITSRITEAASAARESAERLADPALLKEEIAKKARLRAELELIQSIKDSRDTITREIARLKEKRSLEEVKTSAATGPITRKIAEWSENSITEVVRDSFTRETERLRLERVTISKTRAEHARLLHQPKLVGTRQDVTVPKILSEGEKTALGLAAFFTEVQLDGSQSALIIDDPVSSLDHIRRELVAARIADLAENRQVIIFTHDVSFVADLKREAGGRGISIAERSVVRSRAGEKKPGSCTNEHPWKAKDVPQRFDELGRMLARIKREQESWTESEYESEVAIWAGHLSETWERIFSQEIAGALVTEGGLEVRPNMVKVLARFTEDDDREFQASYKRVSQWAKRHDKSAKVNYVAPDVAPLESELESVKAWFARIRKYRN, from the coding sequence GTGTCTCTTGCCGCGGACATTGTCGAATGGAGTCTCAGCCGCCCGTGGTGGCAGCAGCAAGTGATGACTCGCAGTGCGGCTGGAGAAATCCTGACGGCGGATGAATATGACCACCTGCTGGAGGAAATACTATCGGGATCGTCCTCAAAACATGACACACTCAGCGTGGACGATCTTTCCTGGTCAGATACGAAGACCGAATCTGTGCGGCTCCTATCGGTCACAAATCCGGAGCATGTTAATGCTCTTGCATCGGCAGAGCCTCTGACCTGCGCACCAGAAGGGATAACCATAGTCTACGGTGATAACGGCTGTGGAAAATCCGGCTATGCCCGAATACTCAAACGAATTGCACGAGCACGCCATCAGGAGGAAATCCTTTCCGATGTCTTTCGCGATACGACCGCCGCAAAGCCCAAGGCGTTCGTAAAGGTCTTGATCTCTGACCAGGAGTTGGAGCTGGAATGGCCGGAGCACCATTCGTCCGAAGTGCAGAGAATGCGCTTCTTTGACGCGCACTGTGGGGTAGCGTACATATCCTCAGAATCGGATTTCCCGTACCGCCCGTCCGAACTCTTTGTTGTGGATGGGCTAATTGAAGCGTGCGTGGCCGTCCGGGAACGAATCGATGCCCGCTTACAGCAGAACAGCGTGGCTCGCGAGACCCTGCCTGCCCCCTCTGACGAAGCAGCAGGGAGCCCCCCGGACACCTTCCTCCGCGGAGTTAGCGCAGATACACCTATAGCGGACCTTGATTCCATTATCCAGCGCTTGGACCATGCCGAGGCAACACCCGAATCGCTTCTTGCAGAAGAGAATCGTTTGCGCGCGGGCGACACAACGTCCCAGCGGCAGACAATGCGCCATGCTGATAAGCTTTCCAAGTTGGGGGAGCACTTGGCGCGAATCTCTGCCGCTCTGGGTACGGAACAGATGGCAGCCTTGGCTACGGAGCGCCGGGAAGTCGAATCTCTGGAGGAGTCATCACGCTTGGCCGCCCAGTCCTTTGCGAATGAACCGATTCAGGGTGTGGGTAACTCAGCATGGAGAGAACTCTGGGACTCTGCGCGCAGATTCTCAGAAAGTACCGCGTATCGCGAATTGGCGTTTCCGCACATCGATTCCGGTGCCCGTTGTGTGTTCTGTCAGCAGAATCTGCACGAGGATGCAAGAGACCGTTTGGCCCGTTTCGAATCCTTCGTGCAAGCAGATGTGCAGGTCCGATTGGACGAACGCAGGCGCTCTCTGGGGGAGAAAGAGTCCACAATAGCCCGGTTGGTCGTGCTTCCGGAAAACATTATAGAGATTCTCCGGGATCTCGCGACAATCTATCCGAGGATCGCTTCGGATGCCAAGGACGTGCTTGAGCAATATCAAAGCGTCCAAAAGGAAGTCCAAGGATCCCTTGAGGGCGAACAAGGCCGCAAGCAACCGGACGTTGCTGCTATCACTTCTCGAATCACGGAAGCAGCTTCTGCGGCACGAGAGTCTGCCGAGCGTCTGGCCGATCCTGCACTGTTGAAGGAGGAGATCGCAAAGAAGGCTCGGTTGCGCGCAGAGTTGGAACTCATTCAATCGATCAAGGATTCCCGAGACACGATTACGAGAGAGATCGCCAGACTCAAAGAAAAGAGGTCGCTCGAAGAAGTGAAGACCTCTGCCGCGACTGGCCCGATTACACGCAAGATAGCGGAATGGTCCGAGAACAGCATTACTGAAGTGGTTCGGGATTCCTTCACTCGGGAAACTGAACGGCTCCGTTTGGAGAGGGTGACAATCAGCAAAACGCGCGCTGAACACGCCCGCCTGCTTCATCAACCGAAGCTCGTTGGGACTCGTCAGGACGTCACGGTGCCCAAGATCTTGAGCGAAGGAGAGAAGACCGCTCTGGGATTGGCGGCCTTCTTCACTGAAGTGCAATTGGACGGGTCGCAATCTGCACTCATCATTGATGATCCTGTGAGCTCGCTCGACCACATACGCCGTGAATTAGTAGCTGCACGTATAGCAGACCTGGCGGAGAACCGCCAGGTGATCATTTTTACTCACGACGTTTCCTTCGTCGCGGACCTCAAACGGGAGGCCGGCGGCCGCGGTATTTCAATCGCGGAACGGTCCGTGGTGAGAAGTCGCGCGGGCGAGAAGAAGCCTGGATCTTGCACAAATGAACATCCTTGGAAAGCCAAGGACGTACCGCAGCGGTTCGACGAGTTGGGTCGTATGCTGGCACGAATCAAGAGGGAACAAGAATCTTGGACCGAATCCGAATACGAGAGCGAAGTAGCAATCTGGGCAGGTCATCTATCCGAAACTTGGGAAAGGATCTTCAGCCAAGAGATCGCTGGCGCTCTTGTAACCGAAGGTGGTCTCGAAGTGCGTCCCAATATGGTAAAGGTTCTCGCTCGCTTTACGGAAGATGACGACCGTGAATTTCAGGCGAGTTACAAGCGCGTTTCGCAATGGGCCAAACGGCATGACAAGAGCGCCAAAGTAAACTACGTAGCACCGGACGTCGCGCCCCTTGAGAGCGAGTTAGAATCCGTGAAAGCTTGGTTCGCCCGGATTAGAAAGTATAGGAACTGA
- a CDS encoding TIGR02391 family protein, producing the protein MTAVPPFPAGSVEALAKLLGECGTGTDIDRFLRDRRLEDRSGQSTKWRRLHWVFTEYQEVHKSGNGIVDFIQAFVAPSRFVGRSEDFERQRQELNAILAFSGLEYGRDGKFRECQPASTLDEAERRAKTIQAKFRGRRIHAEVLKYCRRELLADNYFHAVFEATKGLAQRIRDLSGEQGDGAALVDRVFSIERPKLALNTLRTETERSEHKGFALLLKGCFAAIRNPRAHEPKILWEGEDDAVDCLALISLLHRRLDSCARVPQPRGPSK; encoded by the coding sequence ATGACCGCCGTGCCGCCCTTTCCCGCAGGATCCGTTGAGGCACTGGCGAAGCTTCTCGGCGAGTGTGGTACCGGGACCGACATCGATCGGTTCTTGCGCGATCGGCGCTTGGAAGACCGATCGGGCCAATCGACCAAATGGCGGCGCCTTCACTGGGTCTTCACTGAATACCAGGAGGTTCACAAGAGCGGCAACGGCATAGTGGACTTCATTCAAGCCTTTGTGGCCCCATCGCGCTTCGTTGGTCGGAGTGAGGATTTCGAGCGCCAGCGCCAAGAACTCAACGCAATTCTCGCCTTCTCTGGGTTGGAGTACGGGCGGGACGGAAAATTCAGGGAGTGTCAGCCAGCCAGCACTCTCGATGAGGCCGAGCGCCGGGCCAAAACGATTCAGGCAAAGTTCCGTGGCCGGCGGATCCATGCGGAGGTTTTGAAATACTGTAGGCGCGAACTGCTCGCCGACAACTACTTTCATGCTGTCTTTGAGGCAACGAAAGGCCTGGCGCAACGCATTCGCGATCTTTCTGGTGAACAAGGAGACGGGGCGGCGCTGGTGGATCGTGTTTTTTCCATCGAGCGACCCAAACTGGCTCTCAACACCCTCCGCACGGAAACGGAGCGGTCGGAACACAAGGGTTTTGCCCTCCTCCTGAAGGGTTGCTTTGCCGCGATCCGCAATCCCCGTGCTCACGAACCCAAGATTCTTTGGGAAGGAGAGGACGATGCAGTAGATTGCCTGGCTCTGATTTCTCTGCTTCATCGCCGGTTGGATAGTTGTGCAAGAGTCCCGCAGCCGAGAGGGCCTTCCAAATGA